A stretch of Anoplopoma fimbria isolate UVic2021 breed Golden Eagle Sablefish chromosome 4, Afim_UVic_2022, whole genome shotgun sequence DNA encodes these proteins:
- the si:dkey-160o24.3 gene encoding N-acetyllactosaminide beta-1,3-N-acetylglucosaminyltransferase 2, producing the protein MACCFCRWRAVLICVCTPFISLVLLFAYATVMLCMTMNNTESTWNPTYGPEPVHFVAPGTLSIKDYAPLPKTFWELLQHGDTIWNRLQLTIDRHFNPILRPNNIKRGSENGTFYESLLQQAISEVTNLEIMRENFDQLPQQIQDFVSHMHRRNYPTLIQPDRECGAGAKDEREAPLLLLAIKSIEQNFEKRQVIRKTWGQTGWVERQRQNVKGGGEGGGNVRRVFLLAKGRNENVGVNLSESLQMESERYGDILQWDFMDTFFNLTLKDVLFWSWFSHSCNRTLFVFKGDDDVFVNTPRLMTYLRDQLKKPQANETMKDFMIGDVLVGAPNRDIKSKYFVPESFYKGLYPMYVGGGGVVYSSVLTKRLYHMSKRVHMFPIDDVYVGMCMIRLNIPLIHHPAFLTLDFPNKEEEQLCSYHTILLVHKRSPTQVVKLWADMKMTQEQCWDVPLRGEVKKKI; encoded by the coding sequence ATGGCATGCTGCTTCTGTCGCTGGCGCGCAGTGTTAATCTGTGTGTGCACGCCCTTCATCTCCTTGGTCCTGCTGTTTGCCTACGCTACTGTCATGTTGTGTATGACCATGAATAACACAGAATCAACATGGAACCCCACCTATGGCCCTGAACCTGTTCACTTTGTGGCCCCGGGAACTTTAAGTATCAAGGACTACGCCCCACTCCCTAAAACTTTCTGGGAGCTCCTTCAGCACGGGGACACCATTTGGAACCGTCTCCAGCTGACCATCGACCGCCATTTTAACCCCATCCTACGCCCCAACAACATCAAGAGGGGATCTGAAAACGGTACCTTTTATGAGTCCCTACTGCAGCAAGCTATTTCTGAAGTTACTAACTTGGAAATTATGAGGGAAAACTTTGATCAGCTACCACAGCAGATACAAGACTTTGTGAGTCACATGCATAGGAGAAACTACCCAACCCTCATCCAGCCAGACAGAGAATGTGGAGCTGGGGCAAAGGATGAGAGGGAggcccctctccttctcctggCCATCAAGTCCATAGAGCAGAATTTTGAGAAACGGCAGGTCATTCGAAAGACCTGGGGCCAGACGGGATGGGTAGAAAGACAGAGGCAGAACgttaaaggaggaggagaaggtggaggaaaCGTCCGCAGGGTGTTCCTGCTCGCGAaaggaagaaatgaaaatgtgggTGTGAATTTATCTGAGTCACTGCAGATGGAGAGCGAACGTTATGGAGATATTCTGCAGTGGGACTTCATGGACACATTTTTCAATCTCACCTTGAAAGATGTGCTCTTCTGGAGCTGGTTCTCCCACTCGTGCAACCGGACTCTCTTCGTCTTCAAGGGGGACGACGACGTCTTTGTCAACACCCCGAGGCTAATGACGTACCTCCGGGACCAGCTAAAGAAGCCACAAGCAAACGAGACCATGAAAGACTTCATGATTGGGGATGTCTTAGTCGGCGCACCCAACCGGGACATCAAATCCAAGTACTTTGTCCCAGAGAGCTTCTACAAGGGCCTCTATCCTATGTATGTGGGCGGTGGAGGGGTGGTGTACTCAAGCGTGTTGACTAAACGCCTATACCACATGTCTAAAAGGGTTCATATGTTCCCAATCGACGATGTTTATGTGGGGATGTGCATGATTCGGCTAAACATTCCACTGATCCACCACCCTGCCTTCCTAACGTTAGACTTTCCTAACaaggaagaggagcagctgtGTTCCTATCACACAATCCTATTGGTCCACAAACGAAGCCCCACCCAGGTAGTTAAACTGTGGGCCGACATGAAAATGACACAGGAACAGTGTTGGGATGTGCCCCTGAGAGGGGAAGTCAAGAAGAAAATCTAA
- the eif1ad gene encoding probable RNA-binding protein EIF1AD → MSQATKRKHVVQEVLGDFVKPTENQQIVKVTGSRGNNLHEAVTAQGVTFLVSMPPKFRKNLWIKRGDYVIVDPIEEGEKVKAEISFILYKDHIQYLQKQQLWPEGFTVEQAEDKTNKEKEKEEETEEKDEDFSDSEDDESDLFVNTNRCNYQYIESGEEDSEEEEDDHKDQRTENGS, encoded by the exons ATGTCTCAGGCCACCAAACGGAAACATGTTGTCCAGGAGGTTCTTGGGGATTTTGTCAAGCCCACAGAAAACCAGCAGATCGTGAAG GTCACTGGCAGCCGTGGCAACAACCTCCATGAAGCAGTCACGGCCCAGGGTGTGACTTTCCTGGTGAGCATGCCCCCCAAGTTCCGCAAgaacctctggatcaagagag GTGACTATGTGATTGTGGATCCCAttgaggaaggagagaaggtgAAGGCAGAGATCAGCTTCATTCTCTACAAAGATCACATTCAGTATCTGCAAAAACAGCAGCTCTG GCCAGAGGGGTTTACGGTGGAGCAAGCAGAGGACAAGACAAAcaaggagaaggaaaaggaggaggagacggaggagaagGACGAGGACTTCAGTGACTCGGAAGATGATGAGAGTGACCTCTTTGTAAACACCAACCGCTGTAACTACCAGTACATtgagagtggagaggaggacagtgaggaagaagaagacgaccACAAAGACCAAAGGACAGAAAATGGTTCGTAG
- the aup1 gene encoding lipid droplet-regulating VLDL assembly factor AUP1 has protein sequence METRGIEDMFDFRRFPKDAVVLLLLLIYSPVGICLMLMRIFIGVHVFLVSCALPESFVRRFIVRVMCSVLGMHVRQKNPRSRDKNTKLYICNHVTEFDHNIINLLTPCHTPQLEGSTGFVCWARGFMEIHSASGQEAVEESLQRYCSTEGTPPLLLFPEEDTTNGRAGLLKFSSWPLSLTDSIQPVALRVTRPLIALSTPESSWLMELLWTFFVPCTVYHVSWLPPVSRQDGESMQEFANKVQELLAGELGLVSTKITKADKAEHIKRKRHTVPQTSTSVRPGSIGLGFMVQSLGTDDHRIAKMAQQVKDVLPHVPLNVIAKDLAKTNCVDTTITNLLENKEEGPMEATGTSTFGSSMNSPYSSGPAPTIKPAAKSFGRSPVDRHLSLQERKEALYNFARRRYIEKHGLDQEDGH, from the exons ATGGAGACCCGAGGGATAGAAGACATGTTTGACTTTCGTCG GTTTCCCAAAGATGCAGTTGTTCTCCTGCTGTTGCTGATTTACTCTCCAGTTGGCATCTGTTTGATGTTGATGAGGATTTTTATTGGTGTTCATGTGTTCTTGGTCAGCTGTGCACTTCCAGAGAGTTTTGTAAGAAG ATTTATTGTCAGGGTCATGTGCTCAGTCCTGGGGATGCACGTGAGACAGAAAAACCCTCGCTCCAGAGACAAAAACACCAAGCTGTACATATGCAACCATGTGACGGAGTTCGACCACAACATAATCAACCTTCTGACCCCCTGCCATACT CCCCAGTTAGAGGGCTCCACAGGCTTTGTGTGTTGGGCCAGAGGCTTCATGGAAATCCATTCAGCGTCTGGCCAAGAAGCAGTAGAAGAGTCTCTTCAGAGGTACTGCTCCACTGAAGGAACCCCACCGTTGCTTCTGTTTCCTGAAGAGGACACCACAAACGGCCGTGCTGGCCTGTTGAAGTTCAG TTCCTGGCCTCTCTCACTGACTGATTCCATTCAACCTGTGGCCTTACGGGTGACCAGACCATTGATTGCTTTG AGCACACCTGAGTCAAGCTGGCTGATGGAGCTCTTATGGACATTTTTTGTTCCATGTACAGTGTATCATGTAAG TTGGCTCCCACCAGTATCCAGACAAGATGGCGAGTCCATGCAGGAGTTTGCCAACAAAGTCCAGGAG CTGTTAGCAGGTGAACTTGGCTTGGTCTCCACCAAGATCACTAAAGCTGATAAAGCAGAGCACATCAAACGTAAAAGGCACACTGTACCACAAACATCGACAA GTGTCAGACCTGGATCTATTGGTCTCGGTTTCATGGTCCAGAGTTTGGGTACAGATGATCATAGGATTGCTAAGATGGCCCAACAGGTGAAGGACGTACTGCCTCATGTCCCACTGAATGTCATCGCAAAGGACCTAG CAAAAACCAACTGTGTCGACACCACCATAACCAATCTGCTGGAGAACAAGGAGGAAGGTCCAATGGAAGCAACCGGGACGTCGACTTTTGGTTCTTCTATGAACAGCCCCTATTCCTCTGGTCCTGCTCCCACCATAAAG ccTGCTGCCAAATCTTTTGGGAGATCACCAGTTGACAGACATTTGTCTCTCCAAGAGAGAAAAGAAGCGCTCTATAATTTTGCAAGAAG ACGCTACATTGAAAAAC
- the ctsf gene encoding cathepsin F, producing MVVGFGCPVIPWLALAAVLGSVLGLGEDIDRPLFGPPGSPIRLQESDPGLKKALEFAEERYNRGSNAMHLRRTSRLLSATKQLVKGIRYTITVELSNTQCKKSTMLRTCDFYPELHKLKTEVCLFEVWDVPWQATSTLLKQKCQPKVESQQEETNKVTSKPLEESVELLGQFKEFMVTYNKVYSSQEEADHRLRIFRENLNTAEKLQSLDQGSAEYGVTKFSDLTEEEFRSTYLNPLLSQWTLHRAMKPASPARGPAPASWDWRDHGAVNSVKNQGMCGSCWAFSVTGNIEGQWFLKNGTLLSLSEQELVDCDGLDQACRGGLPSNAYEAIEKLGGLETETDYSYTGKKQRCDFTTMKVAAYINSSVELSKDEKDIAAWLAENGPISVALNAFAMQFYRKGVSHPLKIFCNSWMIDHAVLMVGFGERKSIPFWAIKNSWGEDYGEQGYYYLYRGSNACGINKMCSSAVVN from the exons ATGGTGGTCGGGTTCGGTTGTCCGGTCATCCCGTGGCTGGCCCTGGCCGCCGTGCTGGGCTCGGTCCTCGGGCTCGGTGAGGACATCGACCGGCCTCTGTTCGGGCCTCCGGGCTCTCCTATCCGGCTGCAGGAGTCCGACCCCGGCCTGAAGAAGGCTCTGGAGTTCGCCGAGGAGCGCTACAACCGGGGCTCCAATGCCATGCACCTCCGCAGAACCAGCCGGCTCCTCTCGGCCACCAAACAG CTGGTTAAGGGGATCCGCTATACAATAACAGTGGAACTGAGTAACACTCAATGTAAGAAATCCACCATGCTCAGGACATGTGACTTCTATCCCGAGCTGCACAAACTCAAG ACGGAGGTGTGCCTGTTCGAAGTGTGGGACGTTCCCTGGCAGGCCACTTCAACTCTGCTCAAACAGAAGTGCCAGCCTAAAG TTGAATCTCAACAAGAAGAAACCAACAAGGTGACCAGCAAGCCTCTGGAG GAGTCTGTGGAGCTGTTGGGCCAGTTCAAAGAGTTCATGGTGACATACAATAAGGTCTACAGCAGCCAGGAGG AGGCAGATCACCGTCTGCGCATCTTCCGCGAGAACCTGAATACTGCTGAGAAGCTCCAGTCTTTGGATCAAGGGTCAGCAGAGTATGGGGTCACCAAGTTCAGCGACCTGACTG aggaagagtttcgCTCTACTTACCTGAACCCGCTGCTGAGTCAATGGACTCTTCATCGAGCGATGAAACCGGCCTCTCCTGCCCGAGGCCCCGCCCCGGCCAGCTGGGATTGGCGGGATCACGGAGCTGTCAATTCTGTTAAGAACCAG GGTATGTGTGGATCCTGCTGGGCATTTTCTGTGACAGGCAACATTGAAGGCCAGTGGTTCCTGAAAAATGGGAcactgctctccctctctgaacaag AGCTGGTTGACTGTGATGGGCTGGACCAGGCGTGCAGAGGAGGGCTGCCATCAAATGCTTATGAAGCCATTGAGAAGCTTG GTGGTCTGGAGACAGAGACTGACTACTCCTACACCGGGAAGAAGCAGAGGTGTGACTTCACCACCATGAAGGTGGCCGCCTACATCAACAGCTCTGTGGAGTTGTCCAAAGATGAGAAGG ACATTGCAGCTTGGCTGGCTGAGAACGGACCGATCTCTGTTGCACTGAATGCCTTTGCTATGCAG TTCTACCGGAAGGGCGTGTCTCACCCTTTGAAGATCTTCTGCAACTCCTGGATGATCGACCACGCCGTGCTGATGGTGGGATTCGGAGAAC GTAAGAGTATCCCATTCTGGGCCATCAAAAACAGCTGGGGAGAGGATTATGGAGAGCAG GGTTACTACTACCTATACAGGGGGTCCAATGCCTGTGGGATCAACAAGATGTGCTCATCTGCTGTAGTCAATTAA